In a genomic window of Trachemys scripta elegans isolate TJP31775 chromosome 12, CAS_Tse_1.0, whole genome shotgun sequence:
- the LOC117885785 gene encoding LOW QUALITY PROTEIN: von Willebrand factor A domain-containing protein 5A-like (The sequence of the model RefSeq protein was modified relative to this genomic sequence to represent the inferred CDS: inserted 3 bases in 2 codons), which yields MLPAVLRPRYTPHGWDGEDVTQGVPRVPQGELPYTLSLSVTLQSPHGIDRVLSNCSLTPLSYTAGNRTTAQVSLAEAPPWDRDMELLVYYTEPHKPSAVLEVGLPRAEPGSLMGDPAVMVTLLPSVPEAMXSAGEFIFLLDRSGSMXCPMDGQDRSPQRIDSAKKTLVLLLKSLPLGCYFNIYSFGSRFESFYRQSVGYTQQTMAKSLQRVQQLQADLGGTEILAPLRSIYRSPCRDGHPRQLFVFTDGEVGNTQDVIAEVQRHWRAHRCFSFGIGERASMALVKGIARAAGGSAEIITGQDRMQPKALQSLNRALQPAVTGISLSWDLPPGMEAALLGRGPEVIFPGQRCLIYAQLRRQPQPPDTAMGAVTLQYRVQDQTYKEMLQFPLQPQDADSSRGAELPLPCPPRATPVPPSPGQGKRGGRWPGGMGSSPPCLAHPSRESGACGTDGQMDPESETQTDGGRDRESDSQTQTEKPTHTGFGAAPHMAICCSASVPMDELLETACVSMGFAADCDFEDFSAVSEQALEESPLLRLVSLQNADGSWDLDPQLAAALGDVAPGVWATVLAMVWLHGRAAGQRDEWELLEAKAVGWGLG from the exons GGTGGGACGGGGAGGACGTCACCCAGGGGGTCCCGCGAGTCCCCCAGGGGGAGCTGCCCTACACCCTGAGCCTGAGCGTCACTCTGCAGTCACCCCACGGCATCGACCGCGTGCTCTCCAACTGCTCCCTCACCCCCCTGAGCTACACGGCTGGGAACCGGACCACCGCCCAG GTGTCACTGGCTGAGGCCCCCCCGTGGGACCGAGACATGGAGCTGCTGGTGTATTACACGGAGCCACACAAACCCAGCGCGGTGCTGGAGGTCGGGTTGCCCAGAGCAGAgccag GCTCCCTGATGGGTGACCCGGCCGTGATGGTgaccctgctgcccagcgtgcccgAGGCTAT CTCGGCCGGGGAGTTCATCTTCCTACTGGACCGCTCCGGCAGCA GGTGCCCCATGGACGGCCAAGACCGCTCCCCCCAGCGTATCGACAGCGCCAAG AAGACCCTGGTCCTGCTGTTGAAGAGTTTGCCCCTGGGCTGTTATTTCAACATCTACAGCTTTGGGTCTCGGTTCGAGTCCTTCTACCG GCAGAGCGTGGGATACACCCAACAGACCATGGCCAAGTCCCTGCAGCGTGTCCAGCAGCTCCAGGCCGACCTGGGGGGCACCGAGATCTTGGCACCGCTACGATCCATTTACCGCAGCCCCTGCCGAGACGGGCACCCACGCCAG CTGTTTGTGTTCACGGACGGGGAAGTGGGGAACACCCAGGACGTCATCGCTGAGGTGCAGCGTCACTGGCGGGCCCACAG GTGCTTCTCCTTCGGAATCGGGGAAAGGGCCTCCATGGCTCTGGTCAAAGGCATCGcccgggcagcagggggcagcgccGAGATCATCACAGGCCAGGACCGCATGCAGCCCAAG GCGCTGCAGTCTCTGAACCGGGCCCTGCAGCCGGCCGTGACTGGGATCTCGCTGAGCTGGGATCTGCCCCCTGGGATGGAGGCGGCGCTGCTGGGCCGGGGCCCTGAGGTGATCTTCCCTGGGCAGCGGTGCCTCATCTACGCCCAGCTCCGCAGGCAGCCCCAG cccccagACACTGCCATGGGGGCCGTCACCCTGCAGTACCGCGTCCAGGACCAGACCTACAAGGAGATGCTGCAGTTCCCCCTGCAGCCACAGGATGCAGACAG ctcccgtGGGGCTgagctgccccttccctgcccccccagggcGACCCCAGTGCCCCCGTCcccagggcaggggaagagaggcgGGCGCTGGCCgggtgggatggggagcagcCCTCCGTGCCTGGCCCATCCCAGCCGGGAGAGTGGGGCCTGTGGGACGGACGGACAGATGGACCCAGAATCGGAGACCCAAACAGACGGGGGCAGAGATCGAGAATCAGACAGTCAAACACAGACAGAGAAGCCAACCCACACAG GGTTCGGGGCCGCACCGCACATGGCCATATGCTGTTCTGCCTCTGTGCCCATGGACGAGCTCCTAGAGACCGCCTGTGTGTCCATGGGCTTCGCCGCGGACTGCGACTTTGAGGACTTCTCGGCTGTGTCAG AGCAGGCACTGGAGGAGTCTCCCCTACTGAGGCTGGTGTCTCTGCAGAATGCCGACGGCTCGTGGGACCTGGACCCCCAGCTGGCCGCTGCGCTGGGG GACGTGGCCCCAGGCGTCTGGGCCACAGTGCTGGCCATGGTCTGGCTGCACGGCCGGGCCGCGGGGCAGCGTGatgagtgggagctgctggaggccaagGCTGTGGGCTGG GGCCTCGGCTGA